The Gemmatimonadales bacterium genome segment TCGAAGAGTTTAAGGGCACCGGCAACATGGAGCTCGTGCTCGATCGTCGCCTGGCCGACCGCCGCATTTGGCCGGCCATCGACATCCAGAAGTCCGGCACCCGTAAGGAAGAGCTCCTGATGGACAAGGACGAGCTCAACCGGGTCTACCTGCTCCGCAACTTCCTGGCGGACATGCCGCCGGTCGAAGCGATGGAATTCCTCCTCGAACGGATGAAGCGGACCAAGTCCAACAAGGAGTTTTTCGCCACGATGGTGCAATGAGTCTGGCGCCCGACGGGTCGGAGACCCCTCCGACCGAGGGCCCGGCACTCAGCACCCTCCCGTCGTCCGGCCGCCTCCTGGCGGTCGATTGGGGCGAGCGCCGAATCGGGCTCGCCGTCACGGACGAGACGCAGACCCTGGCGAGCCCGCTGGCCACACTGACGCGGCGGGTTGGAAAGCGGTTCCCGATGCCCGCCTTGCAAATCCACCTCGATGCCCAGCAACCCGTTGGCCTGCTGATCGGCCTGCCGCTCGACTCATCGGGCAACGACGGCGCGTCGGCCATCGAGGCCCGAGAGATGGCCGACCTGCTGGGCCGACGCACCGGCCTGCCGCTGCTGCTCTGGGACGAACGGATGTCGACTGCCCGCGCCCTCGCGGCAATTCGTGAGCAGGGCGGTTCGACCCGCGGCCGGAAGGAAGACGTCGATTCGCTTGCCGCAGCGATCTTTCTGCAGCACTTCCTCGATGCTCGCCGGTTGCAACGATGAAATACCGCGCTGCCCTGCTGGCCCTGGCCCTCGCCGGCTGCGGGGGAGCTCCCCCGGGCGCCCCGGTGGAGCCGGTCTTCATCCCGGTCGGTTCGTCGTTCCGGGCCGTGACCGATACGCTCGTCGCGCACGACCTGGTTCCCAACCCGGGCTGGTTCAAGACGCTGGCGCGCCTGGCGCGCTACGACCGGAAGATGCGCGCCGGCTACTATGAGATTCCCAAGGGCGAGAGTGCCTGGCGAATCCTTCGCACCCTGGCGCTGGGCAGCGAAAAGACCCAGCGGTTCACGGTACCCGAGGGATTCACGATCACTGATATCGCTCTTGCTGCGGAAGCGCGGCTCGGCATCCCGGCCGACTCGATCCGTGCCGCGACCCAGGATACCGCCCTGCTCCGCGAGTTCGGCGTCGACGGCGAGACCCTCGAAGGGCACCTGCTGCCCGAGACCTATTTCGTCTCCCGATTGATTACCGGGCGCAACCTGGTGCGCGAGATGGCAACCCATTTCCAGCGCGCCTGGCGTCCGGAGTGGGATGCTCGTGCGGCCG includes the following:
- the ruvX gene encoding Holliday junction resolvase RuvX codes for the protein MSLAPDGSETPPTEGPALSTLPSSGRLLAVDWGERRIGLAVTDETQTLASPLATLTRRVGKRFPMPALQIHLDAQQPVGLLIGLPLDSSGNDGASAIEAREMADLLGRRTGLPLLLWDERMSTARALAAIREQGGSTRGRKEDVDSLAAAIFLQHFLDARRLQR
- the mltG gene encoding endolytic transglycosylase MltG yields the protein MKYRAALLALALAGCGGAPPGAPVEPVFIPVGSSFRAVTDTLVAHDLVPNPGWFKTLARLARYDRKMRAGYYEIPKGESAWRILRTLALGSEKTQRFTVPEGFTITDIALAAEARLGIPADSIRAATQDTALLREFGVDGETLEGHLLPETYFVSRLITGRNLVREMATHFQRAWRPEWDARAAEKGLSRRDLVTMASIVEGEARVDEDRALVAAVYLNRLRIGMPLQADPTVQYAIQLATGQRKNRLFERDYQFPSPFNTYLIPGIPPSPVGAPSVKSIEAVLDPAPVPYLFFVAGMDGKHVFTRTYAEHLNAIARIRAAEREARRAARSQP